The Microbacterium foliorum genome has a window encoding:
- a CDS encoding ABC transporter permease, translating into MLRTIGRRLLFLMPTLIGLSILLFAWVRALPGGPAVALLGEKATPDAVARVNELYGFDRPILEQYFIWVGRLLQGDFGTSIQTNRPVVEEFFRRFPATIELSVLALIFAVGVGIPLGYWAARRHGKFTDHASVVLSLVGITIPVFFLAFILKYVFAVQLGWLPSDGRQNPRIDATHPTGFYVWDGIITGEFDAAWDAILHLVLPALALGTIPLAIIVRITRASVLEVQNADYVRTGRAKGVGASTLRSRFILRNAMLPVITTIGLQTGLLISGAVLTETVFAFPGIGSFLARAIFTRDFPVLQGFIIFIAIAYALINLAVDVSYSFIDPRVRVQ; encoded by the coding sequence TTGCTGCGCACCATCGGCAGGCGACTGCTTTTCCTCATGCCCACCCTCATCGGGCTCAGCATCCTGCTGTTCGCCTGGGTCAGGGCCCTGCCCGGCGGACCCGCGGTCGCGCTTCTCGGTGAGAAGGCGACCCCGGACGCCGTGGCCAGGGTCAACGAGCTCTACGGATTCGACCGACCGATCCTCGAGCAGTACTTCATCTGGGTCGGCCGCCTCCTCCAGGGGGACTTCGGCACGTCGATCCAGACGAACCGTCCCGTGGTGGAGGAGTTCTTCCGCCGCTTCCCCGCGACGATCGAGCTGAGCGTGCTCGCCCTGATCTTCGCGGTCGGCGTCGGCATCCCTCTCGGATACTGGGCGGCACGACGCCACGGCAAGTTCACCGATCACGCATCCGTGGTCCTGAGCCTGGTCGGCATCACCATCCCGGTCTTCTTCCTGGCCTTCATCCTGAAGTACGTCTTCGCGGTGCAGCTGGGCTGGCTGCCGTCGGACGGACGGCAGAACCCGCGCATCGATGCGACGCATCCCACGGGGTTCTACGTGTGGGACGGCATCATCACCGGCGAGTTCGACGCCGCGTGGGATGCGATCCTGCATCTCGTGCTCCCGGCGCTCGCACTCGGCACGATCCCGCTGGCGATCATCGTCCGCATCACGAGGGCCAGCGTGCTCGAGGTGCAGAACGCCGACTACGTGCGCACCGGTCGCGCGAAGGGTGTCGGCGCCTCCACGTTGCGCAGTCGCTTCATCCTGCGTAACGCCATGCTGCCGGTGATCACGACGATCGGCCTGCAGACAGGGCTGCTGATCTCGGGGGCGGTGCTCACCGAGACGGTGTTCGCGTTCCCCGGCATCGGCTCGTTCCTGGCACGGGCGATCTTCACGCGCGACTTCCCCGTGCTGCAGGGCTTCATCATCTTCATCGCCATCGCGTACGCGCTGATCAACCTCGCAGTCGACGTGTCCTACAGCTTCATCGATCCGAGAGTGCGGGTGCAGTGA
- a CDS encoding ABC transporter permease → MSVALPPAQGGGLIDTVSIAQSDLKEGPGGFWHDVFRRLRRNPTAWIGAGIVLAFLLVAALAPLLAPYPETALPGAKFITPTNIPGPGEMPEFPLGLDRFGGDVLSKLIWGAQASLLVGVISTALGLVGGMVLGLLAGTFGGWVDTLIMRVVDIILSVPNLLLAVSIAAILGQTPFAVMIAIGASQVPIFARLLRASMLQQRSSDYVLSAQTLGLGRGQITMSHVLPNAIGPVIVQGTLTLATAVIDAAALSFLGLGGGRPETAEWGRMLTYAQAELAIAPWLAFLPGICIAVTALGFTLFGEALREAMDPRTRAR, encoded by the coding sequence ATGAGCGTCGCACTCCCACCCGCACAGGGCGGCGGTCTGATCGACACCGTCTCGATCGCCCAGTCCGATCTCAAAGAGGGGCCGGGCGGCTTCTGGCACGACGTCTTCCGCCGGCTGCGCCGCAATCCCACGGCCTGGATCGGCGCGGGCATCGTGCTCGCGTTCCTGCTCGTGGCGGCGCTCGCGCCGCTGCTCGCCCCGTATCCCGAGACGGCGCTTCCCGGGGCGAAGTTCATCACTCCGACGAACATCCCCGGACCCGGCGAGATGCCCGAGTTCCCGCTCGGCCTCGACCGCTTCGGCGGCGACGTGCTCTCGAAGCTCATCTGGGGGGCGCAGGCCTCGCTGCTGGTCGGCGTGATCTCGACGGCCCTCGGCCTCGTCGGCGGGATGGTGCTCGGGCTGTTGGCCGGCACCTTCGGCGGGTGGGTCGACACGCTCATCATGCGCGTCGTCGACATCATCCTGTCGGTGCCGAACCTGCTGCTCGCGGTCTCGATCGCGGCGATCCTCGGCCAGACGCCTTTCGCGGTGATGATCGCGATCGGTGCATCGCAGGTGCCGATCTTCGCCCGGCTTCTGCGCGCGTCGATGCTGCAGCAGCGATCGAGCGACTACGTGCTGTCCGCGCAGACGCTGGGCCTCGGACGCGGCCAGATCACCATGTCGCACGTGCTGCCGAACGCCATCGGACCCGTCATCGTGCAGGGCACGCTGACGCTCGCGACCGCGGTCATCGATGCCGCGGCGCTGTCGTTCCTCGGCCTCGGCGGCGGTCGCCCCGAGACGGCCGAGTGGGGGCGCATGCTCACGTATGCGCAGGCGGAGCTCGCGATCGCCCCGTGGCTGGCCTTCCTGCCCGGTATCTGCATCGCGGTGACCGCGCTGGGCTTCACCCTGTTCGGTGAGGCGCTGCGCGAGGCCATGGACCCGAGGACGAGAGCACGATGA
- a CDS encoding ABC transporter ATP-binding protein — protein sequence MNAAKENTVPDAPLLSVEGLAVDFATMDGVVHAVEGVDLEIAPGQTVAIVGESGSGKSTTAMAIIGLLAGGGRVASGSIRLDGRDITHAPESALRSIRGRDIGLVPQDPMSNLNPVAKIGTQVAETLLAHGLATRQNVQQKVVEALTAAGLPDPERRAKQYPHEFSGGMRQRALIAIGLACKPRLLIADEPTSALDVTVQQTILDQIGAMTRELGTAVLLITHDLGLAAERAERVIVMHRGKVVEQGPAKQILEDPQHPYTQSLVKAAPSVAAARLRPEAFHAEDRPSAAEETTDAGTPAAVAADNIVEIENLTKVYPVRGQKEDFVAVNDVSLAIPRGETVAIVGESGSGKTTTARMLLKIIEPTSGLIRYEGKDVASLSRAETKAFRQRVQPIFQDPYSSLNPMFTIERLISEPLDFYRRGSTADRRTRVRKLLDDVALPQSMLRRYPSELSGGQRQRVAIARALALSPELIVCDEPVSALDVLVQDQILTLLGDLQSEYGLSYLFISHDLAVVRLISDYVCVMKDGSLVEAASSEEIFTNPRDPYTRRLLASIPGNELNIASATGV from the coding sequence ATGAACGCTGCGAAAGAGAACACTGTGCCCGACGCCCCCCTGCTGTCGGTCGAAGGGCTGGCCGTCGATTTCGCCACGATGGACGGCGTCGTGCATGCCGTCGAGGGCGTCGACCTCGAGATCGCACCGGGGCAGACCGTCGCCATCGTGGGGGAGTCGGGGTCGGGCAAGTCGACGACCGCGATGGCCATCATCGGGTTGCTCGCCGGGGGAGGGCGCGTCGCCTCCGGCAGCATCCGGCTCGACGGGCGCGACATCACCCACGCTCCCGAGAGCGCCCTGCGGTCGATCCGCGGGCGCGACATCGGCCTGGTGCCGCAGGACCCGATGTCGAACCTCAACCCGGTCGCCAAGATCGGCACGCAGGTGGCCGAGACCCTTCTCGCGCACGGACTGGCCACACGGCAGAACGTGCAGCAGAAGGTCGTCGAGGCTCTGACGGCCGCGGGGCTGCCGGATCCGGAGCGCCGCGCGAAGCAGTATCCGCACGAGTTCTCCGGGGGCATGCGCCAACGGGCCCTGATCGCGATCGGACTCGCCTGCAAGCCGCGCCTGCTGATCGCCGACGAGCCCACGAGCGCGCTCGACGTGACGGTGCAGCAGACGATCCTCGATCAGATCGGCGCGATGACGCGGGAGCTCGGCACCGCCGTCCTCCTCATCACGCACGACCTCGGTCTCGCCGCGGAGCGTGCGGAGCGGGTCATCGTGATGCACCGCGGCAAGGTCGTGGAGCAGGGGCCGGCGAAGCAGATCCTCGAGGATCCGCAGCATCCGTACACGCAGTCGCTGGTGAAGGCGGCGCCGTCGGTCGCGGCGGCGCGGCTGCGACCCGAGGCCTTCCATGCCGAGGATCGTCCGTCGGCCGCAGAAGAGACGACGGATGCCGGGACGCCCGCCGCCGTCGCCGCCGACAACATCGTCGAGATCGAGAACCTCACGAAGGTGTATCCGGTGCGCGGCCAGAAGGAGGACTTCGTCGCCGTGAACGACGTGTCGCTGGCGATCCCTCGTGGCGAGACCGTCGCGATCGTGGGGGAGTCCGGCTCGGGCAAGACCACGACCGCACGGATGCTGTTGAAGATCATCGAGCCGACGAGCGGTCTGATCCGCTACGAGGGCAAGGACGTCGCCTCGCTCAGCCGTGCGGAGACGAAGGCCTTCCGCCAGCGCGTGCAGCCGATCTTCCAGGATCCGTATTCGAGCCTGAACCCGATGTTCACGATCGAGCGGCTGATCTCCGAGCCTCTCGACTTCTACCGTCGGGGCAGCACTGCGGATCGACGTACACGGGTGCGCAAGCTCCTCGACGACGTCGCCCTTCCGCAGTCGATGCTGAGGCGGTATCCGTCCGAGCTGTCGGGTGGTCAGCGGCAGCGCGTGGCGATCGCCAGGGCGCTGGCGCTGTCGCCCGAGCTGATCGTGTGCGATGAGCCGGTCTCGGCGCTCGACGTGCTCGTGCAGGACCAGATCCTCACGCTGCTCGGCGATCTGCAGTCCGAGTACGGGCTCAGCTACCTGTTCATCTCGCACGACCTCGCGGTGGTGCGGCTGATCAGCGACTACGTGTGCGTGATGAAGGACGGATCGCTGGTCGAGGCGGCCTCGTCCGAGGAGATCTTCACCAACCCGCGTGATCCGTACACGCGGCGTCTGCTGGCCTCGATCCCCGGCAACGAGCTCAACATCGCGAGCGCGACCGGAGTCTGA
- a CDS encoding MurR/RpiR family transcriptional regulator, which produces MDADVLALVRRSVPRLSAAEARVAETILGDPTLVVDLAINDLASLCNTSLSTVARFAQTLGFTGYRELRVAVARTVTLAQAQRARFGLDTTAIDPHDEPAAIAAKLAAQEIDAIEKTARGLDAEALDRVARAIIDARHVDLFGQAASSLTAQDLQQKLARIGCSVAHSADPHLALTTASLRTPGDVVIAFSHGGETQEVVRAVEVARDAGALSVAITGVPDSTLALAADVVLLTYAQESPFRMAAMSSRIAQLALVDILFVRIVQHRGEPVVIPLQLTHDAAASRRRR; this is translated from the coding sequence GTGGACGCCGATGTTCTTGCGCTGGTGCGGAGATCCGTCCCGAGACTGAGTGCCGCCGAGGCGCGTGTCGCGGAGACGATCCTCGGTGACCCGACGCTCGTCGTCGATCTCGCGATCAACGATCTCGCGAGTCTCTGCAACACCTCGCTGTCGACCGTGGCGCGTTTCGCGCAGACGCTCGGCTTCACGGGCTACAGGGAGCTGCGCGTCGCGGTGGCGCGCACGGTCACCCTCGCCCAGGCCCAGCGTGCACGGTTCGGCCTCGACACCACCGCGATCGATCCCCATGACGAGCCGGCCGCCATCGCCGCCAAGCTCGCCGCGCAGGAGATCGACGCGATCGAGAAGACCGCACGGGGACTCGATGCCGAGGCGCTCGACCGCGTCGCGCGTGCGATCATCGACGCTCGGCACGTCGACCTGTTCGGGCAGGCGGCATCGTCTCTCACCGCGCAGGACCTGCAGCAGAAGCTCGCCCGCATCGGATGCTCCGTCGCCCACTCCGCCGACCCGCATCTCGCGTTGACGACGGCGTCTCTGCGCACCCCCGGCGACGTGGTGATCGCGTTCTCGCACGGCGGTGAGACCCAGGAGGTCGTGCGCGCGGTCGAGGTCGCGAGAGACGCGGGAGCACTCTCGGTGGCGATCACCGGCGTTCCGGATTCGACCCTCGCCCTCGCGGCGGATGTCGTGCTGCTGACCTACGCGCAGGAGTCGCCGTTCCGCATGGCCGCGATGTCGAGCCGTATCGCGCAGCTCGCTCTCGTCGACATCCTGTTCGTGCGGATCGTGCAGCACCGGGGCGAGCCGGTCGTGATCCCGTTGCAGCTGACGCACGACGCCGCGGCGTCGCGTCGCCGCCGCTGA
- a CDS encoding glycoside hydrolase family 3 protein translates to MSDDLTRLANGVLWPGFFGTTAPEWLLAELRDGLAGVVYFGQNMGEGLAELSASIRRANPDALIGIDEEGGNVTRLESATGSTLPGAAQLGAVDDVDATRASAAELARRVAAVGADVVLGPVADVNTDPRNPVIGVRSFGDDPALVARHVRAAVEGLQSGAVAACVKHFPGHGDTHLDSHHALPETTLDVDEIERVHLEPFRAAVADGVDTVMTAHIVVPAWGDEPATLNSRVLGMLRGWGFDGVIISDALDMAAIRETVGIGGGAAKALAAGVDLLCIGNPTNLGDAARADQDHRDLLEARDGIVAALRDGSLTRARVQEAAARVRALAETLRARAARAEAPRGFDAADVVARAVTGASAEADVLAVVDARRRSSLAVDSASAHVVEVLAGDGHRSRVDVARADTAEQDAALDAAVAAPGLTVILLDRPDADAAQRALVDRAAERDPAAVVVNVGLPARHPLALPVVEVGAASRIGAQEARRRLTGDSTSPAFRHPATPDGFSEAG, encoded by the coding sequence ATGAGCGACGACCTCACGCGTCTCGCGAACGGCGTGCTCTGGCCCGGCTTCTTCGGCACGACGGCGCCGGAGTGGCTGCTCGCCGAGCTGCGAGACGGCCTCGCGGGGGTCGTGTACTTCGGCCAGAACATGGGGGAGGGGCTGGCGGAGCTCAGCGCGTCCATCCGCCGTGCGAACCCCGATGCGCTCATCGGCATCGACGAGGAGGGCGGCAACGTCACGCGCCTCGAGTCCGCGACCGGATCGACGCTGCCCGGTGCCGCGCAGCTCGGCGCCGTCGATGACGTCGACGCGACCAGGGCCTCGGCGGCGGAACTCGCGCGACGCGTCGCGGCGGTGGGGGCCGACGTCGTGCTCGGTCCCGTGGCCGACGTCAACACCGACCCTCGGAATCCGGTGATCGGCGTGCGTTCGTTCGGTGATGACCCCGCGCTCGTCGCCCGCCACGTGCGCGCTGCCGTCGAGGGCCTGCAGAGCGGTGCAGTGGCCGCGTGCGTCAAGCACTTCCCCGGGCATGGCGACACCCATCTCGACTCCCACCACGCCCTTCCGGAGACCACCCTCGACGTCGACGAGATCGAGCGGGTGCATCTCGAGCCCTTCCGAGCCGCGGTCGCCGACGGCGTCGACACCGTCATGACGGCGCACATCGTCGTGCCGGCATGGGGCGACGAGCCCGCGACGCTCAACTCCCGTGTGCTGGGCATGCTGCGCGGTTGGGGCTTCGACGGGGTGATCATCTCGGACGCACTCGACATGGCGGCGATCCGCGAGACCGTGGGCATCGGCGGAGGGGCGGCGAAGGCCCTGGCGGCCGGAGTCGACCTGCTGTGCATCGGCAACCCGACGAACCTCGGAGATGCGGCGCGGGCGGATCAGGATCACCGCGACCTCCTCGAGGCGCGCGACGGGATCGTCGCCGCGTTGCGCGACGGCTCTCTGACCCGCGCCAGGGTGCAGGAGGCCGCGGCCCGCGTACGGGCGCTCGCCGAGACCTTGCGGGCACGGGCCGCCCGTGCAGAGGCCCCCCGCGGGTTCGATGCGGCCGATGTCGTCGCGAGAGCGGTCACCGGAGCATCGGCGGAGGCCGATGTCCTGGCGGTCGTCGACGCACGGCGTCGTTCCTCGCTCGCGGTCGACAGCGCCTCCGCGCATGTGGTCGAGGTGCTCGCCGGCGACGGGCACCGCAGCCGTGTCGATGTGGCCCGTGCCGACACGGCCGAGCAGGATGCCGCGCTCGACGCGGCCGTCGCCGCCCCCGGCCTCACGGTGATCCTGCTCGACCGCCCCGACGCCGACGCCGCGCAGCGGGCGCTCGTCGACCGGGCGGCTGAGCGCGACCCCGCGGCCGTCGTGGTGAATGTCGGGCTGCCGGCCCGGCATCCGCTCGCCCTCCCCGTCGTCGAGGTCGGTGCGGCGAGCCGGATCGGCGCGCAGGAGGCCAGGCGTCGGCTCACCGGCGACTCGACTTCCCCCGCATTTCGTCATCCGGCGACACCCGACGGGTTCTCTGAGGCAGGATGA
- a CDS encoding ABC transporter substrate-binding protein: MHHEVMRRRGLIAVTGAALAALVLSGCVASERGDDGAEGSGDVDGTFVFAASSDPASLDPAFAQDGESFRVSRQIFEGLVGTEPGTADPAPLLAESWESSDDGMSHTFALKEDVTFHDGTPFNAEAVCANFDRWYNWTGLAASEAFGYYYNKLFKGYASDPANAVYKSCTPDGDYSVTIELNKPFAGFVASLSLPSFGMQSPSALQEFGADDVSGSAEAPVLSEYAMGHPVGTGPYQFDEWAPGEQVSLKAYGDYWGDAGQIDEIIFRTIDDPTARRQALESGSIDGYDLVGPADTQALEDDGFTMVSRPPFTILYLAFNQAIPELQDPKVREALSYAVDKDALISQVLPEGTEKAIEFVPDTVNGYNPDVTTYDYDPEKAKSLLAEAGYDESNPLKLTFNYPVNVSRPYMPDPEQIFTVLSSQLSEVGVETTPVSEEWVEYLDRTTGTSDHGIHLLGWTGDYNDTDNFVGVFFGQQSSEWGFDNPELFQKLNEARGVSNLEDQTALYEEINEMVAQFIPGVPLAHPAPTLAFDPRVKSYPASPVNDEVFTDIVLTE, encoded by the coding sequence ATGCACCATGAAGTCATGCGTCGGCGAGGTCTCATCGCCGTCACCGGAGCAGCGCTCGCCGCGCTGGTCCTCTCGGGATGTGTCGCCAGCGAGCGTGGCGACGACGGGGCAGAGGGCTCGGGAGATGTGGACGGCACGTTCGTGTTCGCCGCATCGTCGGACCCGGCCAGCCTCGACCCGGCATTCGCGCAGGACGGCGAGAGCTTCCGCGTCTCGCGCCAGATCTTCGAGGGTCTCGTGGGCACCGAGCCCGGCACGGCCGACCCCGCCCCGCTGCTCGCCGAGTCGTGGGAATCATCCGATGACGGCATGAGCCACACCTTCGCCCTGAAGGAGGACGTCACCTTCCACGACGGCACCCCCTTCAACGCCGAGGCCGTCTGCGCGAACTTCGACCGCTGGTACAACTGGACCGGCCTCGCCGCGTCCGAGGCGTTCGGCTACTACTACAACAAGCTCTTCAAGGGCTACGCGTCCGACCCGGCCAACGCCGTGTACAAGTCGTGCACCCCCGACGGCGACTACTCCGTGACGATCGAGCTCAACAAGCCGTTCGCCGGCTTCGTCGCCTCGCTCTCGCTGCCCTCGTTCGGGATGCAGAGCCCGTCGGCCCTCCAGGAGTTCGGCGCCGACGACGTCAGCGGCTCTGCCGAGGCACCCGTGCTGTCCGAGTACGCGATGGGTCACCCCGTCGGCACCGGCCCCTACCAGTTCGACGAGTGGGCGCCGGGTGAGCAGGTCTCGCTCAAGGCCTACGGCGACTACTGGGGCGACGCCGGGCAGATCGACGAGATCATCTTCCGCACGATCGACGACCCGACCGCACGTCGCCAGGCTCTCGAGTCCGGCTCGATCGACGGCTACGACCTGGTCGGCCCCGCCGACACCCAGGCGCTCGAGGACGACGGCTTCACCATGGTGTCGCGCCCTCCCTTCACGATCCTCTACCTGGCGTTCAACCAGGCGATCCCCGAGCTGCAGGACCCCAAGGTCCGCGAGGCGCTCTCGTACGCGGTCGACAAGGACGCCCTGATCAGCCAGGTCCTGCCCGAGGGCACCGAGAAGGCGATCGAGTTCGTCCCCGACACGGTCAACGGGTACAACCCCGACGTCACGACGTACGACTACGACCCCGAGAAGGCCAAGTCCCTGCTGGCCGAGGCCGGCTACGACGAGTCCAACCCGCTGAAGCTCACCTTCAACTACCCGGTCAACGTCTCGCGTCCGTACATGCCGGACCCCGAGCAGATCTTCACGGTCCTGTCGTCGCAGCTCTCCGAGGTCGGCGTCGAGACCACCCCGGTCTCGGAGGAGTGGGTCGAGTACCTCGACCGCACCACCGGCACGTCGGATCACGGCATCCACCTGCTCGGCTGGACCGGCGACTACAACGACACCGACAACTTCGTCGGCGTCTTCTTCGGCCAGCAGAGCTCGGAGTGGGGCTTCGACAACCCCGAGCTGTTCCAGAAGCTGAACGAGGCTCGTGGCGTCTCCAACCTCGAGGACCAGACGGCCCTCTACGAGGAGATCAACGAGATGGTCGCGCAGTTCATCCCCGGCGTCCCGCTCGCGCACCCGGCTCCGACCCTCGCGTTCGACCCGCGTGTCAAGAGCTACCCCGCCAGCCCGGTGAACGACGAGGTCTTCACGGACATCGTCCTCACCGAGTAG